The following coding sequences are from one Bradyrhizobium sp. 200 window:
- a CDS encoding radical SAM protein gives MARLRTAPIDLPASLRNVVEYRKSGLSLNHVVGCPLDCGYCVRHLFQNFEMKQPHLVLSDSEAVALLVGHWAFRPHTTPIQIFNRATDPFLPGVKDHLLQTLELLDSRGLTNSVLVITRWKIERPDVARLERLKNLRLTILVTWSGIDDDRIEPVDSLHAENSLRILSKNASRTKSILYWRPLIAGLNDSDEHMNRALALSSLAGATVFTGLFHRAEIRDYFRLSGVPDVYPQVARRKILPEETEKRVLSAFADRPLFRKTSCGVAHVHRTADYNGHYGIREICDICPSEQIARCALFHRQPELSKVKELAEIANLDTDHIDIDQRKIQLSNSSEQQRYFIQHTLNYQVHDRDHPHLYGRHGRAEVGWE, from the coding sequence ATGGCCAGACTCCGAACCGCTCCCATCGACCTGCCGGCGTCGCTCCGGAACGTGGTTGAATACCGAAAATCCGGCCTTAGCCTCAATCATGTCGTCGGCTGTCCGCTGGACTGCGGTTACTGCGTGCGCCATCTCTTCCAGAACTTCGAGATGAAACAGCCCCATTTGGTGTTGAGCGATAGCGAGGCAGTTGCCCTGCTGGTTGGACACTGGGCATTTCGGCCACACACCACTCCCATTCAAATCTTCAACCGGGCGACCGATCCGTTCCTTCCCGGCGTCAAGGACCATCTCCTCCAGACGCTTGAGTTGTTGGACTCTAGAGGTCTGACGAATTCCGTTCTCGTCATCACCCGATGGAAAATCGAGCGCCCAGACGTCGCGCGATTGGAGCGACTAAAGAATCTGCGCCTGACGATATTGGTCACATGGTCTGGCATCGACGACGACCGTATCGAGCCCGTCGACAGCCTCCATGCAGAAAACTCGCTTCGTATTCTCAGCAAGAACGCATCAAGGACCAAGTCGATTCTGTATTGGCGCCCGCTCATTGCTGGCCTTAACGACAGCGACGAGCACATGAACCGCGCACTGGCATTATCCTCGCTCGCCGGCGCCACGGTCTTCACAGGCCTTTTTCATCGCGCCGAGATTCGGGACTATTTTCGACTTTCAGGCGTTCCCGATGTTTATCCCCAGGTCGCCCGCAGGAAGATCCTGCCGGAAGAGACCGAAAAGCGCGTCCTCAGCGCCTTTGCGGACAGGCCACTTTTTCGAAAAACCTCCTGCGGAGTGGCCCATGTGCACCGCACTGCGGATTACAATGGGCACTATGGCATAAGGGAAATCTGCGATATCTGTCCTTCGGAGCAAATAGCGCGATGCGCCCTGTTCCATCGTCAGCCGGAACTTTCCAAGGTGAAAGAACTTGCCGAAATTGCAAACTTGGACACGGATCACATCGACATCGATCAGCGTAAGATCCAACTTAGCAACAGCTCCGAGCAGCAACGTTATTTCATTCAACACACGCTGAATTACCAGGTCCACGATCGAGATCACCCTCACCTTTACGGGCGGCATGGTCGGGCGGAGGTCGGATGGGAATAG